A stretch of Prunus dulcis chromosome 6, ALMONDv2, whole genome shotgun sequence DNA encodes these proteins:
- the LOC117633038 gene encoding pentatricopeptide repeat-containing protein At5g56310-like — protein MNEIMRSGGELPFHPISAEVVSLLRLRLRQCSNLKHIEQAHGFMVAGGLHQDNRTLPRLIQACSSLGFSDYAYSVFTRTHGQPSIYLYNTIIKAKALSPSPSHAISLYNRIQLAALRPDTYSFPFVLKAVVRLVPPQVQRLVGAQIHCHIIGIGFDMDASVLTALIHMYSSCGCVSDARTLFDGAAAFAFAFRDVALWNAMIAGYAKSGDVDNARHLFELMPPRIRNVISWTALIAGYAQVNRPHEAITVFRRMQLENVQPDEISMLAALSACAHLGALHLGEWIHNYIEKHEFRKLVSLNNALIDMYAKSGNITKALQVFENTKCKTVVTWTTMIAGLALHGLGREALEMFAQMEMVKIKPNDITFIAILSACSHGRLVEIGHWYFSIMVSKYRIKPKIVHYGCMIDLLARAGYLQEAHELVRQMPFEANAAIWGSLLAASNIHGDAELGQHALQHLIMLEPHNSGNYALLSNVYGSLGRWNESGMLRKVMRDTGVKKTPGRSSIEVNNRVHEFIAGDKSHFECTRIYEVLYKIFRHLKLAGHLQQDFGELLEFSE, from the coding sequence ATGAATGAGATCATGAGGAGCGGAGGAGAGCTCCCATTTCATCCCATTTCGGCGGAGGTGGTGTCCTTGCTGAGGCTGAGGCTGAGACAGTGCTCCAACCTCAAACACATAGAGCAAGCTCATGGATTTATGGTAGCCGGAGGCCTTCATCAGGACAACCGAACACTTCCCCGACTCATCCAGGCCTGCTCTTCTCTTGGCTTCTCAGATTACGCCTATTCCGTCTTCACCCGCACCCATGGCCAGCCAAGCATTTATCTCTATAACACCATCATCAAGGCCAaggctctctctccctctccctcccaCGCCATCTCTCTTTACAACAGAATCCAACTCGCCGCCTTGCGCCCTGACACCTACTCCTTCCCTTTTGTGCTCAAGGCCGTCGTTCGCTTGGTGCCACCTCAAGTTCAACGACTGGTGGGCGCACAGATTCACTGTCATATCATAGGAATTGGCTTTGACATGGATGCAAGCGTCCTCACTGCCCTCATTCATATGTATTCCTCTTGTGGATGTGTTTCCGACGCCCGCACACTGTTTGACGGAGCTGCTGCGTTTGCCTTTGCCTTTAGGGATGTCGCCCTCTGGAACGCAATGATTGCAGGATATGCCAAGTCAGGTGATGTCGACAATGCCCGCCATTTGTTCGAACTTATGCCCCCTAGGATTAGGAATGTCATTTCTTGGACTGCCCTGATTGCCGGATATGCTCAGGTGAACCGCCCCCACGAGGCCATCACAGTCTTCCGGAGAATGCAGCTTGAGAATGTTCAGCCTGATGAGATATCCATGTTAGCCGCACTCTCTGCTTGTGCCCATTTGGGGGCTCTCCACTTGGGGGAGTGGATCCATAACTATATTGAGAAACATGAATTTCGTAAGCTGGTTTCTCTCAATAACGCACTTATCGACATGTATGCCAAGTCAGGCAACATAACAAAAGCCCTTCAAGTTTTTGAAAATACCAAATGTAAAACTGTCGTAACTTGGACGACCATGATTGCTGGACTGGCTTTGCATGGTCTCGGAAGAGAAGCCCTTGAAATGTTTGCTCAAATGGAAATGGTTAAAATCAAGCCTAATGATATCACTTTCATTGCCATCCTTTCTGCTTGTAGCCATGGTCGATTGGTTGAAATAGGCCATTGGTATTTTAGCATCATGGTTTCCAAGTATAGGATTAAACCCAAAATTGTGCACTATGGCTGCATGATAGATCTACTCGCGCGTGCCGGTTATCTTCAAGAGGCACACGAATTGGTTAGACAGATGCCATTTGAAGCAAACGCAGCTATATGGGGTTCTCTTCTTGCCGCTTCTAATATTCATGGGGATGCGGAGCTTGGACAACATGCTTTGCAACATCTAATAATGCTAGAGCCCCATAATAGTGGAAATTATGCACTTTTGTCTAATGTGTATGGTTCTCTGGGTAGGTGGAATGAATCGGGCATGCTAAGGAAAGTTATGAGGGACACGGGTGTGAAGAAGACTCCAGGAAGGAGTTCCATAGAAGTGAATAACAGAGTTCATGAATTCATTGCAGGAGACAAATCCCACTTTGAATGCACTAGGATATATGAAGTCCTGTATAAGATTTTCAGGCACTTGAAGCTGGCTGGACATCTGCAACAAGATTTTGGGGAACTGCTTGAATTTTCTGAATAG
- the LOC117633039 gene encoding kinesin-like protein KIN-14R, whose translation RLGCRFRSTASTNCNVTSSRSHCLIRISVTCSGAPERRRETNKVWFVDLGGSERLLKTKAWGRRLEEGKAINLSLSSLGDVINALQTRKGHVPYRNSKLTQVLKDSLGKDSKTLMLVHISPKEEDLCETVCSLNFATRVRSVHLGNTDSTEERQKEVATIKLQQKMKMIEVERQDVRMSIKKLNEELEKLTGTTQSSSEKLDADNLFNDLPQANLETKRSKTRNIAAAPSSQVPRFMRPTICSRRKSGPEHLTFEEKVKFPARRRRPMNHHAKSVNFPVKDTSENNSECSISRNSCLVALKMKRSADVETEYSQDLSECDIKEVVFPEQEASPKCSNHHRDHSEECENRHKSNACSAEYYVDKWLLLNKNAPATRSHFHRNKRIPAIPTPDEKHICNGQKERDHLQDEEVQNCKNAIGQIVNHNKLKKHGDMEGSQRSMQEVVITKPPTNSKDFDNIDSRCNSDSPSDEFVEDIIIHTKDKLDGVPMETHICNTIYPPDIWHSSLHSNEDDNGVNTLSPMQVPFGETESSDSFLSNNSNWCQISTSNLAYSILDSREDSGISISRIELNSGCQQVPTTIRGEECEKEDLDTLFQSSAEGIRHGLHKMRSQRALFMEYVTPKVAIKPQQLIKSQENDMNSGIRHLLQQKIQILWASALLGLGFQNLGLEQEFFLGLIL comes from the exons AGACTAGGGTGCCGGTTCAGGTCAACTGCATCAACAAATTGTAACGTTACTTCCAGCAGATCACACTG CTTGATTCGCATATCAGTCACTTGTAGTGGAGCGCCTGAGAGGCGACGAGAAACAAATAAAGTTTGGTTTGTTGACCTGGGGGGCAGTGAGCGGTTGCTAAAGACAAAGGCATGGGGAAGAAGACTAGAAGAAGGAAAAGCCATTAACTTGTCACTTTCTTCTCTTGGAGATGTCATCAATGCCCTTCAGACTAGAAAGGGCCATGTACCTTACAG GAATAGCAAGCTGACGCAGGTTCTTAAAGATTCCCTTG gaAAGGACTCAAAAACTCTAATGCTTGTCCACATCAGTCCTAAAGAAGAAGATCTCTGTGAGACAGTGTGTTCTTTGAATTTTGCAACAAGGGTGAGAAGCGTTCATCTAGGGAATACAGATTCAACT GAAGAAAGGCAGAAGGAAGTTGCAACGATCAAGCTGCAACAAAAGATGAAAATGATTGAAGTTGAGCGCCAGGATGTTAGAATGAGTATCAAGAAGTTAAATGAGGAATTGGAGAAATTAACAGGGACAACCCAATCTTCCAGTGAGAAACTGGATGCTGACAATTTATTTAACGACTTGCCCCAAGCTAATCTTGAAACAAAAAGGAGCAAGACTAGAAATATTGCAGCAGCTCCCTCTTCGCAGGTACCAAGGTTTATGAGACCTACTATTTGCAGTAGAAGAAAATCTGGACCCGAACACTTAACTTTTGAAGAGAAAGTGAAATTCCCTGCAAGAAGGAGAAGACCAATGAACCATCATGCTAAATCTGTAAATTTCCCTGTAAAGGATACTTCAGAAAACAACTCAGAATGTAGTATTTCCAGAAATAGCTGTTTAGTGGCTTTGAAGATGAAACGTAGTGCAGATGTAGAAACAGAATACAGTCAGGATCTATCAGAATGTGACATTAAAGAGGTTGTATTCCCAGAACAGGAAGCATCACCAAAATGCTCCAATCATCACAGAGATCATAGCGAGGAATGTGAAAATAGACATAAAAGTAATGCTTGTTCTGCAGAATATTATGTTGATAAGTGGCTACTCCTAAATAAGAATGCACCTGCTACCAGGAGTCATTTTCACAGGAACAAACGGATTCCAGCTATTCCTACCCCAGATGAGAAACATATATGTAatggacaaaaagaaagagaccATTTGCAGGATGAGGAAGTTCAAAACTGCAAGAATGCAATAGGACAGATTGTCAACCACAACAAATTGAAGAAGCATGGTGATATGGAGGGATCTCAAAGGTCCATGCAAGAAGTGGTTATTACCAAACCTCCCACAAATTCGAAGGATTTTGACAATATTGACTCAAGATGTAACTCTGATTCTCCATCAGATGAATTTGTTGAAGATATAATAATACATACAAAAGACAAATTAGATGGCGTGCCAATGGAGACACACATATGCAACACCATTTATCCACCTGATATTTGGCACAGCAGTTTGCATTCGAATGAAGATGATAATGGGGTCAACACTTTATCCCCAATGCAGGTACCATTTGGTGAAACAGAATCCTCAGACAGTTTCTTGTCAAACAATAGCAATTGGTGCCAAATTTCTACCTCTAATTTAGCTTATAGCATTTTGGACTCGAGAGAAGATTCTGGAATCTCAATTTCAAGAATAGAACTAAATTCGGGCTGTCAACAAGTGCCTACCACAATACGTGGGGAAGAATGTGAAAAGGAAGATCTGGACACGTTATTTCAGAGCTCTGCAGAAGGAATAAGACATGGCCTGCACAAAATGAGATCTCAAAGAGCTTTATTTATGGAATATGTAACTCCAAAAGTAGCAATCAAGCCACAGCAACTGATAAAGTCACAAGAAAATGATATGAACTCAG GAATACGCCATCTTCTTCAAcagaaaattcagattttaTGGGCCAGTGCTCTTCTAGGGTTAGGATTTCAGAACTTGGGACTAGAGCAGGAATTCTTCCTCGGTTTAATACTTTGA
- the LOC117632558 gene encoding pentatricopeptide repeat-containing protein At5g56310-like, translating into MNEIMRSGGELPFHPISAEVVSLLRLRLRQCSNLKHIEQAHGFMVAGGLHQDNRTLPRLIQACSSLGFSDYAYSVFTRTHGQPSIYLYNTIIKAKALSPSPSHAISLYNRIQLAALRPDTYSFPFVLKAVVRLAPPQVQRLVGAQIHCHIIGIGFDMDASVLTALIHMYSSCGCVSDARTLFDGAAAFAFAFRDVALWNAMIAGYAKSGDVDNARHLFELMPPRIRNVISWTALIAGYAQVNRPHEAITVFRRMQLENVQPDEISMLAALSACAHLGALHLGEWIHNYIEKHEFRKLVSLNNALIDMYAKSGNITKALQVFENTKCKTVVTWTTMIAGLALHGLGREALEMFAQMEMVKIKPNDITFIAILSACSHGRLVEIGHWYFSIMVSKYRIKPKIVHYGCMIDLLARAGYLQEAHELVRQMPFEANAAIWGSLLAASNIHGDAELGQHALQHLIMLEPHNSGNYALLSNVYGSLGRWNESGMLRKVMRDTGVKKTPGRSSIEVNNRVHEFIAGDKSHFECTRIYEVLYKIFRHLKLAGHLQQDFGELLEFSE; encoded by the coding sequence ATGAATGAGATCATGAGGAGCGGAGGAGAGCTCCCATTTCATCCCATTTCGGCGGAGGTGGTGTCCTTGCTGAGGCTGAGGCTGAGACAGTGCTCCAACCTCAAACACATAGAGCAAGCTCATGGATTTATGGTAGCCGGAGGCCTTCATCAGGACAACCGAACACTTCCCCGACTCATCCAGGCCTGCTCTTCTCTTGGCTTCTCAGATTACGCCTATTCCGTCTTCACCCGCACCCATGGCCAGCCAAGCATTTATCTCTATAACACCATCATCAAGGCCAaggctctctctccctctccctcccaCGCCATCTCTCTTTACAACAGAATCCAACTCGCCGCCTTGCGCCCTGACACCTACTCCTTCCCTTTTGTGCTCAAGGCCGTCGTTCGCTTGGCGCCACCTCAAGTTCAACGACTGGTGGGCGCACAGATTCACTGTCATATCATAGGAATTGGCTTTGACATGGATGCAAGCGTCCTCACTGCCCTCATTCATATGTATTCCTCTTGTGGATGTGTTTCCGACGCCCGCACACTGTTTGACGGAGCTGCTGCGTTTGCCTTTGCCTTTAGGGATGTCGCCCTCTGGAACGCAATGATTGCAGGATATGCCAAGTCAGGTGATGTCGACAATGCCCGCCATTTGTTCGAACTTATGCCCCCTAGGATTAGGAATGTCATTTCTTGGACTGCCCTGATTGCCGGATATGCTCAGGTGAACCGCCCCCACGAGGCCATCACAGTCTTCCGGAGAATGCAGCTTGAGAATGTTCAGCCTGATGAGATATCCATGTTAGCCGCACTCTCTGCTTGTGCCCATTTGGGGGCTCTCCACTTGGGGGAGTGGATCCATAACTATATTGAGAAACATGAATTTCGTAAGCTGGTTTCTCTCAATAACGCACTTATCGACATGTATGCCAAGTCAGGCAACATAACAAAAGCCCTTCAAGTTTTTGAAAATACCAAATGTAAAACTGTCGTAACTTGGACGACCATGATTGCTGGACTGGCTTTGCATGGTCTCGGAAGAGAAGCCCTTGAAATGTTTGCTCAAATGGAAATGGTTAAAATCAAGCCTAATGATATCACTTTCATTGCCATCCTTTCTGCTTGTAGCCATGGTCGATTGGTTGAAATAGGCCATTGGTATTTTAGCATCATGGTTTCCAAGTATAGGATTAAACCCAAAATTGTGCACTATGGCTGCATGATAGATCTACTCGCGCGTGCCGGTTATCTTCAAGAGGCACACGAATTGGTTAGACAGATGCCATTTGAAGCAAACGCAGCTATATGGGGTTCTCTTCTTGCCGCTTCTAATATTCATGGGGATGCGGAGCTTGGACAACATGCTTTGCAACATCTAATAATGCTAGAGCCCCATAATAGTGGAAATTATGCACTTTTGTCTAATGTGTATGGTTCTCTGGGTAGGTGGAATGAATCGGGCATGCTAAGGAAAGTTATGAGGGACACGGGTGTGAAGAAGACTCCAGGAAGGAGTTCCATAGAAGTGAATAACAGAGTTCATGAATTCATTGCAGGAGACAAATCCCACTTTGAATGCACTAGGATATATGAAGTCCTGTATAAGATTTTCAGGCACTTGAAGCTGGCTGGACATCTGCAACAAGATTTTGGGGAACTGCTTGAATTTTCTGAATAG
- the LOC117632557 gene encoding kinesin-like protein KIN-14T, translating into MASRNPVHSLPEKIHSLLGLKSNLTSSWVKSVCNIIRNQPSQGQSTETHLTITNFEINSCSENCDDDDDLSNAASNIRDELAILTAHINELNKQRRQVLNEFLDLKGNIRVLCRIRPITIGENFGRFRPVVALDSSNVHLRLTDNKSKSYSFDVVFHPGSSQDEVFTEVEPVIKSALDGYNACIFAYGQTGTGKTFTMEGTPDFPGVVPRAIEALFKQAMDSNHVFLFSFSMLEIYMGNLKDLLIPQPAKAMDPLSPCLSIQTDPKGGIEIENLVAIQVSDFNQALKLYRLGCRFRSTASTNCNVTSSRSHCLIRISVTCSGAPERRRETNKVWFVDLGGSERLLKTKAWGRRLEEGKAINLSLSSLGDVINALQTRKGHVPYRNSKLTQVLKDSLGKDSKTLMLVHISPKEEDLCETVCSLNFATRVRSVHLGNTDSTEERQKEVATIKLQQKMKMIEVERQDVRMSIKKLNEELEKLTGTTQSSSEKLDADNLFNDLPQANLETKRSKTRNIAAAPSSQVPRFMRPTICSRRKSGPEHLTFEEKVKFPARRRRPMNHHAKSVNFPVKDTSENNSECSISRNSCLVALKMKRSADVETEYSQDLSECDIKEVVFPEQEASPKCSNHHRDHSEECENRHKSNACSAEYYVDKWLLLNKNAPATRSHFHRNKRIPAIPTPDEKHICNGQKERDHLQDEEVQNCKNAIGQIVNHNKLKKHGDMEGSQRSMQEVVITKPPTNSKDFDNIDSRCNSDSPSDEFVEDIIIHTKDKLDGVPMETHICNTIYPPDIWHSSLHSNEDDNGVNTLSPMQVPFGETESSDSFLSNNSNWCQISTSNLAYSILDSREDSGISISRIELNSGCQQVPTTIRGEECEKEDLDTLFQSSAEGIRHGLHKMRSQRALFMEYVTPKVAIKPQQLIKSQENDMNSGIRHLLQQKIQILWASALLGLGFQNLGLEQEFFLGLIL; encoded by the exons ATGGCATCAAGAAACCCTGTCCACAGCCTTCCTGAAAAGATTCATTCCTTACTAGGATTGAAGTCAAATCTGACTTCCAGCTGGGTTAAATCTGTTTGTAATATAATAAGAAACCAACCTTCTCAAGGACAATCCACTGAGACTCACTTAACCATTACAAATTTTGAGATAAACAGTTGTTCAGAGAActgtgatgatgatgatgatttaaGCAATGCTGCCTCAAATATTAGAG ATGAACTCGCTATCTTGACTGCCCACATTAATGAATTGAACAAACAAAGAAGGCAGGTTCTAAATGAATTTCTGGACCTGAAAG GTAACATTCGAGTGCTTTGTCGTATAAGACCCATCACAATAGGGGAGAACTTTGGCCGTTTTAGGCCTGTCGTTGCATTAGATTCGAGTAATGTTCATCTAAGACTTACTGATAATAAGAGTAAAAGTTACAGTTTCGACGTGGTTTTCCACCCAGGCTCATCACAAG ATGAAGTCTTTACAGAAGTTGAGCCAGTCATCAAATCTGCACTTGATGGCTACAATGCATGCATATTTGCATATGGACAGACGGGCACAGGGAAAACCTTCACCATG GAAGGAACTCCAGATTTTCCCGGAGTGGTGCCCCGTGCAATCGAAGCACTGTTTAAGCAAGCAATGGATAGCAACCATGTGTTTCTATTCAGTTTCAGTATGCTTGAGATTTACATGGGAAATCTCAAAGACCTGCTCATTCCTCAACCAGCAAAGGCAATGGATCCACTGTCACCATG CCTCTCAATCCAAACAGATCCAAAGGGTGggattgaaattgaaaacctTGTGGCTATTCAAGTGAGTGACTTCAACCAAGCTTTGAAACTATATAGACTAGGGTGCCGGTTCAGGTCAACTGCATCAACAAATTGTAACGTTACTTCCAGCAGATCACACTG CTTGATTCGCATATCAGTCACTTGTAGTGGAGCGCCTGAGAGGCGACGAGAAACAAATAAAGTTTGGTTTGTTGACCTGGGGGGCAGTGAGCGGTTGCTAAAGACAAAGGCATGGGGAAGAAGACTAGAAGAAGGAAAAGCCATTAACTTGTCACTTTCTTCTCTTGGAGATGTCATCAATGCCCTTCAGACTAGAAAGGGCCATGTACCTTACAG GAATAGCAAGCTGACGCAGGTTCTTAAAGATTCCCTTG gaAAGGACTCAAAAACTCTAATGCTTGTCCACATCAGTCCTAAAGAAGAAGATCTCTGTGAGACAGTGTGTTCTTTGAATTTTGCAACAAGGGTGAGAAGCGTTCATCTAGGGAATACAGATTCAACT GAAGAAAGGCAGAAGGAAGTTGCAACGATCAAGCTGCAACAAAAGATGAAAATGATTGAAGTTGAGCGCCAGGATGTTAGAATGAGTATCAAGAAGTTAAATGAGGAATTGGAGAAATTAACAGGGACAACCCAATCTTCCAGTGAGAAACTGGATGCTGACAATTTATTTAACGACTTGCCCCAAGCTAATCTTGAAACAAAAAGGAGCAAGACTAGAAATATTGCAGCAGCTCCCTCTTCGCAGGTACCAAGGTTTATGAGACCTACTATTTGCAGTAGAAGAAAATCTGGACCCGAACACTTAACTTTTGAAGAGAAAGTGAAATTCCCTGCAAGAAGGAGAAGACCAATGAACCATCATGCTAAATCTGTAAATTTCCCTGTAAAGGATACTTCAGAAAACAACTCAGAATGTAGTATTTCCAGAAATAGCTGTTTAGTGGCTTTGAAGATGAAACGTAGTGCAGATGTAGAAACAGAATACAGTCAGGATCTATCAGAATGTGACATTAAAGAGGTTGTATTCCCAGAACAGGAAGCATCACCAAAATGCTCCAATCATCACAGAGATCATAGCGAGGAATGTGAAAATAGACATAAAAGTAATGCTTGTTCTGCAGAATATTATGTTGATAAGTGGCTACTCCTAAATAAGAATGCACCTGCTACCAGGAGTCATTTTCACAGGAACAAAAGGATTCCAGCTATTCCTACCCCAGATGAGAAACATATATGTAatggacaaaaagaaagagaccATTTGCAGGATGAGGAAGTTCAAAACTGCAAGAATGCAATAGGACAGATTGTCAACCACAACAAATTGAAGAAGCATGGTGATATGGAGGGATCTCAAAGGTCCATGCAAGAAGTGGTTATTACCAAACCTCCCACAAATTCGAAGGATTTTGACAATATTGACTCAAGATGTAACTCTGATTCTCCATCAGATGAATTTGTTGAAGATATAATAATACATACAAAAGACAAATTAGATGGCGTGCCAATGGAGACACACATATGCAACACCATTTATCCACCTGATATTTGGCACAGCAGTTTGCATTCGAATGAAGATGATAATGGGGTCAACACTTTATCCCCAATGCAGGTACCATTTGGTGAAACAGAATCCTCAGACAGTTTCTTGTCAAACAATAGCAATTGGTGCCAAATTTCTACCTCTAATTTAGCTTATAGCATTTTGGACTCGAGAGAAGATTCTGGAATCTCAATTTCAAGAATAGAACTAAATTCGGGCTGTCAACAAGTGCCTACCACAATACGTGGGGAAGAATGTGAAAAGGAAGATCTGGACACGTTATTTCAGAGCTCTGCAGAAGGAATAAGACATGGCCTGCACAAAATGAGATCTCAAAGAGCTTTATTTATGGAATATGTAACTCCAAAAGTAGCAATCAAGCCACAGCAACTGATAAAGTCACAAGAAAATGATATGAACTCAG GAATACGCCATCTTCTTCAAcagaaaattcagattttaTGGGCCAGTGCTCTTCTAGGGTTAGGATTTCAGAACTTGGGACTAGAGCAGGAATTCTTCCTCGGTTTAATACTTTGA